The proteins below come from a single uncultured Sunxiuqinia sp. genomic window:
- a CDS encoding biotin/lipoyl-containing protein, with protein MKKYKFTISGDEYDVHIKDIEENIATIEVNGTKYQVEIKGEVKSSKTPKLVRKPVVQQPGEGQIKKQQSSGGTAVKAPLPGTIFKMLVAVGDEVKEGQNLLIMEAMKMENQVLAEKSGQITAVKVKEGDAVLQDDVLIEIS; from the coding sequence ATGAAAAAATATAAATTTACCATAAGTGGCGATGAATACGATGTTCATATCAAAGATATTGAAGAAAACATTGCCACAATTGAAGTAAACGGTACAAAATACCAGGTTGAAATTAAGGGTGAAGTGAAGTCCTCTAAAACCCCGAAACTAGTTCGTAAACCTGTTGTTCAACAACCTGGCGAAGGCCAAATCAAAAAGCAACAATCCAGCGGAGGAACAGCCGTAAAAGCGCCTCTTCCGGGAACCATTTTTAAAATGCTTGTAGCTGTTGGCGACGAAGTGAAAGAAGGTCAAAACCTACTCATCATGGAGGCCATGAAAATGGAAAACCAGGTACTTGCTGAGAAGTCTGGCCAAATAACAGCCGTCAAAGTTAAAGAAGGAGATGCTGTGCTACAAGATGATGTATTAATTGAAATTAGCTAA
- a CDS encoding acyl-CoA carboxylase subunit beta — protein sequence MSNQDKINKLIELRAEAKLGGGIKRIESQHAKGKFTARERIEMLLDEGSFEEFDMFVTHRCTNFGLEKTKVMGDGVVTGHGTIDGRVIYVFSQDFTVFGGSLSETFAQKICKVMDMAMKAGAPVIGINDSGGARIQEGVTSLAGYAEIFERNILASGVIPQISAIFGPCAGGAVYSPALTDFIMMTEENSYMFVTGPKVVKTVTGEDISVADLGGGKVHASKSGVSHFLVENEEEGLLVIRKLLSYLPQNNLEDAPISECDDPIDRLEDSLNEIIPDNPNQPYDVKEVIHSLADYGEFLEVHRNYAKNIIVGFAKFDGQPVGIVANQPNYLAGVLDIEASRKAARFVRFLDAFNIPIITLVDVPGFLPGSKQEYGGIITHGAKLMFAYGEATVPKITITLRKSYGGAHDVMSCKQLRGDLNYAWPSAEIAVMGAAGAVEVLQGRKLSSIEDPEERAKFIAEHEAEYKEKFANPYQAASYGYIDDVIEPRNTRIRIIRGLQSLATKKLVNPPKKHSNIPL from the coding sequence ATGAGCAATCAAGATAAAATCAACAAATTAATTGAATTACGTGCAGAGGCCAAATTAGGTGGCGGCATCAAACGAATTGAATCCCAACATGCCAAAGGTAAATTCACCGCACGTGAACGCATCGAAATGCTACTTGACGAAGGTAGTTTCGAAGAGTTTGACATGTTTGTCACTCACCGTTGTACCAACTTTGGTTTAGAGAAAACCAAAGTTATGGGCGATGGTGTTGTTACCGGTCACGGAACAATCGACGGTCGTGTAATTTACGTTTTCTCACAAGATTTCACTGTATTTGGTGGATCCTTGTCTGAAACCTTTGCACAAAAAATCTGCAAAGTTATGGATATGGCCATGAAAGCAGGTGCTCCGGTTATTGGAATCAACGACAGTGGCGGTGCACGTATTCAGGAAGGTGTGACTAGCTTGGCTGGTTATGCTGAAATTTTTGAACGCAACATCCTGGCATCAGGTGTTATTCCTCAAATTTCAGCCATTTTTGGTCCTTGCGCCGGTGGAGCTGTATACTCCCCTGCCCTAACTGACTTTATCATGATGACCGAGGAAAACTCATACATGTTTGTAACCGGTCCTAAAGTTGTTAAAACTGTAACCGGAGAGGATATTTCAGTTGCTGATTTAGGTGGCGGTAAGGTTCATGCATCAAAATCAGGAGTTTCTCATTTCTTAGTTGAAAATGAAGAAGAAGGACTTTTGGTCATCCGCAAACTTTTGTCGTACCTTCCACAAAACAACCTGGAAGATGCACCAATTAGTGAATGCGACGACCCAATTGACCGGTTGGAAGATTCATTGAATGAAATCATTCCTGACAATCCAAACCAACCCTACGACGTAAAAGAGGTGATTCACTCGTTAGCCGACTATGGTGAATTTTTAGAAGTACACCGTAACTATGCCAAAAATATCATTGTTGGATTTGCTAAATTCGACGGACAACCCGTTGGTATTGTTGCCAACCAACCGAACTATTTAGCCGGTGTTCTCGATATTGAAGCATCACGTAAAGCTGCTCGATTTGTTCGCTTCCTGGATGCCTTTAACATTCCAATCATCACTCTGGTTGACGTTCCTGGATTTTTACCTGGAAGTAAACAAGAATATGGAGGTATCATTACACACGGAGCAAAATTAATGTTTGCTTACGGCGAAGCAACTGTGCCAAAGATCACGATTACTTTGCGTAAGTCATACGGTGGAGCACACGATGTAATGTCGTGCAAACAATTGCGTGGCGACTTAAACTATGCATGGCCATCAGCTGAAATTGCAGTAATGGGAGCTGCCGGTGCTGTTGAAGTATTGCAAGGACGTAAGCTTTCTTCAATCGAGGATCCTGAAGAACGTGCTAAGTTCATTGCTGAACACGAAGCAGAATACAAAGAAAAGTTTGCAAATCCATACCAAGCTGCGTCATACGGCTATATTGACGACGTTATTGAGCCTCGTAACACTCGTATTCGTATTATTCGTGGGTTACAAAGCTTAGCAACTAAAAAGCTTGTTAATCCACCTAAAAAACATTCAAACATTCCATTATAA
- a CDS encoding FRG domain-containing protein, giving the protein METKRIYQNDYVVQSWEELCEEVYHDSWKPRLSRYRSDFAFRGLSDASYELKNSFLRNCGARSELEYHLLRNFRKYSISKDAQLSASFWRSLVMAQHHGLPTRLLDWTYSPFVAMHFATSNTEKFDIDGVIWKVDFVKANKLVSEPLNQLLCDEKCNAFTVEMLEENIVSLSDFDKKLGKDQVIFFEPPSLDQRIVNQYAFFSVMTQPTTTLDEWLVKHPGLYRRIIIPKELKWEVRDKLDQANITERVLFPGLDGLARWLKRHYQPIVGDPFNSEENE; this is encoded by the coding sequence ATGGAAACAAAAAGGATTTATCAAAACGACTACGTTGTTCAAAGCTGGGAAGAATTATGCGAAGAAGTTTATCATGATTCTTGGAAACCGCGGTTGAGCCGATACCGTTCCGACTTCGCTTTTCGTGGGTTGTCAGATGCCAGCTACGAACTTAAAAATAGTTTCCTGCGTAACTGTGGCGCGCGTTCCGAGTTAGAATATCACCTACTGCGAAACTTCAGAAAATACAGTATCTCAAAAGATGCACAACTAAGTGCATCGTTTTGGAGATCATTGGTTATGGCTCAACATCATGGGCTCCCGACTCGCTTGCTCGACTGGACTTATTCGCCATTTGTAGCGATGCACTTTGCTACATCAAATACCGAGAAGTTTGATATTGACGGGGTGATTTGGAAAGTAGATTTTGTGAAAGCCAACAAGCTGGTTTCGGAGCCACTAAATCAACTGTTATGCGACGAAAAGTGTAATGCTTTTACCGTAGAAATGCTTGAAGAGAACATTGTTTCATTGAGCGATTTTGACAAGAAATTAGGCAAAGATCAGGTCATATTTTTTGAGCCTCCTTCTTTGGATCAGCGAATTGTTAACCAATATGCCTTTTTTAGTGTAATGACCCAACCAACAACCACACTTGATGAATGGCTCGTTAAGCATCCGGGGCTTTACCGTCGGATTATTATTCCAAAAGAATTAAAATGGGAAGTTCGCGACAAACTTGATCAGGCAAATATTACAGAACGAGTGTTGTTTCCGGGCTTAGATGGGTTAGCCAGATGGCTAAAACGCCATTACCAGCCAATTGTGGGAGATCCTTTTAATTCGGAAGAAAACGAATAA
- the rhaB gene encoding rhamnulokinase gives MQHNNFLAFDLGASSGRAILGTLEQGKLKLTEVHRFDNQMQYVNGHFFWNIFSLFNELKTGLKKCIQEFGVQPDSIGVDTWGVDFVHLNKEGMIISLPFAYRDSRTDTSMGDLFARIPKEEVYEQTGIQFMQFNSLFQLFSMIQDQSSLLEITDKILFMPDALNYLFSGEAVAEYTIASTSQMVVPGEMKWQTGLIEKAGIPTSILANLVKPGTRIGKIKPDVAQETGSTEVPVIAVAGHDTASAIASVPADDKNYAYISSGTWSLMGIESEKPLVSSKTLEMNYTNEGGVEGTTRFLKNIMGMWLIQECRRAWIDKKNYTWDEMVKLASGSEPFKYLINPDDSCFLNPKNMPLAIIEYCAETGQGKPENHAQIIRCVYDSLALKYRFTLEQILTVSEESIEKINIIGGGANNRFLNQLTADATKLKVIAGPTEATATGNILLQAKAMGALKSLAEMRTVVRHSFEVEEFTPNSDLDWEAAYQRYTSLK, from the coding sequence ATGCAACACAATAACTTTCTGGCTTTCGATCTGGGAGCATCAAGCGGAAGAGCAATTTTAGGCACTTTGGAACAAGGAAAACTGAAACTGACAGAGGTTCACCGCTTTGATAATCAGATGCAATACGTCAATGGACATTTCTTTTGGAATATCTTCAGCTTGTTTAATGAGTTAAAAACAGGCTTAAAAAAATGTATTCAGGAATTCGGTGTTCAACCAGATTCTATTGGAGTTGATACCTGGGGAGTTGATTTTGTGCATTTGAACAAAGAAGGAATGATCATTTCGCTTCCGTTTGCTTATCGCGATTCGCGGACAGATACTTCAATGGGTGACTTGTTTGCTAGAATTCCCAAAGAAGAAGTGTATGAGCAAACCGGAATCCAGTTTATGCAATTTAATAGTTTATTTCAGCTTTTTTCTATGATTCAGGATCAATCGTCATTGCTAGAGATCACCGATAAAATTTTGTTTATGCCTGATGCGCTGAACTATCTTTTTTCGGGTGAAGCTGTTGCCGAATATACCATTGCAAGTACCAGTCAGATGGTTGTTCCGGGTGAAATGAAATGGCAAACCGGATTAATAGAGAAAGCAGGAATTCCTACTTCAATTTTAGCCAATTTAGTGAAGCCCGGCACCCGAATTGGAAAAATAAAACCGGATGTGGCGCAAGAAACCGGAAGCACAGAAGTGCCCGTGATTGCTGTCGCCGGACATGATACTGCCTCTGCTATTGCTTCGGTACCGGCTGATGATAAAAATTACGCCTATATCAGTTCGGGAACCTGGTCGCTGATGGGAATTGAAAGTGAGAAACCTTTGGTGTCGTCAAAAACACTGGAAATGAACTATACGAATGAAGGGGGAGTAGAAGGAACAACTCGTTTTTTAAAAAATATTATGGGCATGTGGCTCATTCAGGAATGTCGGCGTGCCTGGATCGATAAAAAAAACTACACGTGGGACGAAATGGTGAAGCTTGCGTCAGGCTCTGAACCATTTAAATATTTGATTAACCCTGATGATTCATGCTTTTTGAATCCGAAGAATATGCCTCTAGCAATTATAGAATACTGTGCGGAAACGGGTCAGGGGAAACCCGAAAACCATGCTCAAATTATTCGTTGTGTGTATGATAGTTTGGCTTTGAAATACCGATTTACACTGGAACAAATTCTTACCGTAAGCGAAGAATCTATTGAGAAGATAAACATCATTGGAGGAGGCGCTAATAATCGCTTTTTAAATCAACTAACAGCTGATGCTACAAAGCTAAAGGTGATTGCTGGTCCAACAGAGGCAACAGCTACTGGAAATATTCTATTGCAGGCCAAGGCAATGGGAGCATTGAAATCATTGGCAGAGATGCGTACAGTTGTAAGGCATTCTTTTGAAGTGGAAGAATTTACTCCTAACTCTGATTTGGACTGGGAAGCTGCGTATCAAAGATATACCAGTTTAAAATAA
- a CDS encoding cation:proton antiporter: MSAYLFVISLCVVVIISFFFSLLAKRTNLPSVLMLILLGVGIQQVLLYFGIEPQYFNTLEVLGIVGLIMIVLEAALDLELKRDKWPIIWKSFVIAFISLGFSSVLIAFVTQLFIQNLDFISALIYAIPFSIMSSAIIIPSVSNLLKDKREFMIYESTFSDILGIMFFYFLIENVDASGAGEVAIALGSNIFLTLIISVVLSYALTYIIQNIKTEAKFFLFLAVLVLLYAVAKLFHLSSLLIILMFGLLLRNHKVLLWGKLERWLNDEAIDGLFENFKMITIESSFLVRTFFFVVFGISLSLNTLANWDVWIMSGLFLVILYLIRYVMFFAVERKDIFPQVFLAPRGLISILLFFAIPEDFKVPELESGALLVVIIFTSLIMAWSLISETANARLRNKEKDMKIARQEKLPFKNIKESKLTDIFHNN; the protein is encoded by the coding sequence ATGAGTGCTTACCTATTTGTAATTAGCTTGTGTGTTGTTGTTATTATTTCCTTCTTCTTTAGTTTATTAGCTAAAAGAACCAATTTGCCGAGCGTGCTAATGCTCATCCTTCTAGGAGTTGGAATTCAACAAGTATTGCTTTATTTCGGGATTGAACCTCAGTATTTTAATACCCTCGAGGTGTTAGGTATTGTAGGTTTGATTATGATTGTATTGGAAGCGGCGCTTGACTTGGAACTGAAAAGAGATAAATGGCCAATTATTTGGAAATCATTTGTTATCGCATTTATTTCTCTCGGATTTTCTAGTGTGTTAATAGCTTTTGTAACTCAACTATTCATTCAAAACCTGGATTTCATTTCTGCATTAATTTACGCCATTCCTTTTTCGATAATGAGCAGTGCGATTATTATACCAAGTGTGTCCAATTTACTAAAGGACAAACGAGAATTTATGATTTACGAGAGTACATTTTCTGATATCCTTGGTATTATGTTTTTCTATTTTTTAATTGAAAATGTGGATGCAAGTGGTGCTGGAGAAGTTGCAATTGCTCTCGGAAGTAATATTTTTCTTACGCTCATTATTTCGGTTGTTTTAAGTTATGCCTTAACGTATATCATTCAAAACATAAAAACGGAGGCTAAGTTTTTCTTGTTTTTGGCCGTTTTGGTTTTACTTTATGCCGTTGCAAAACTGTTCCATTTGTCTTCGTTGCTAATTATTCTCATGTTTGGTTTGTTACTTCGGAATCATAAAGTACTACTATGGGGAAAATTAGAACGATGGTTAAATGATGAGGCTATTGATGGTTTGTTCGAGAATTTTAAGATGATCACGATTGAAAGTTCTTTTTTAGTCCGAACCTTTTTCTTTGTCGTATTTGGAATCAGCTTGTCGCTCAATACACTGGCGAATTGGGACGTTTGGATCATGAGTGGCTTGTTTTTAGTTATTCTTTACCTGATTAGGTATGTCATGTTTTTTGCTGTAGAACGAAAGGACATATTTCCCCAAGTGTTTTTAGCACCGCGAGGTTTAATCTCAATTTTGTTGTTCTTTGCTATTCCCGAAGATTTCAAAGTGCCTGAGCTCGAAAGTGGTGCGTTGTTGGTTGTAATTATTTTTACAAGTCTCATTATGGCTTGGTCACTGATTTCTGAAACGGCTAATGCTAGGTTGAGGAACAAAGAAAAAGATATGAAAATAGCGCGGCAGGAGAAACTTCCCTTTAAGAATATTAAAGAGAGTAAACTTACTGATATTTTTCACAACAATTGA
- a CDS encoding acetyl-CoA hydrolase/transferase C-terminal domain-containing protein, with protein sequence MKQIKYITPEEAVKVIKSGDRVHLSSVAVTPHTLIKPLVERGRNGELKDVKIQHIHIEGEVEYANPEFEGIFVAEQFFVGGNLRKQTQAGYADYIPVFLSETQKLIREGYLKVNVAMIMVSTPDKHGFVSLGTSVDATKAAIECADVVIAAVNPNVPRAWGDAMIHINEIDLFVEDEIPLYAHDMAPLCETDIQIGKNVAELVEDGACLQMGIGGIPNAVLAQLGNHKDLGVHTEMFADGILPLVEKGVVTGKHKTTDKGKMVASFLMGTKKLYDFIDDNPMVAMMDVAHTNNVHIVRQNDKVTAINSALAVDLTGQVCADSIGTKHYSGVGGQIDFIRGAGHSKGGKPIIALPSVTAKGVSKISPILLPGSGVVSTRANMHWVVTEYGTVNLYGKTLQERARLLTSIAHPEHREALEKAAFERFGSHYNFVQQKQNV encoded by the coding sequence ATGAAGCAAATTAAATACATTACTCCTGAGGAGGCAGTAAAAGTTATAAAATCTGGCGATCGTGTTCATTTAAGTAGTGTGGCTGTAACCCCACACACATTAATTAAGCCATTGGTAGAACGCGGACGCAACGGTGAACTCAAAGATGTAAAAATCCAGCATATCCACATCGAAGGAGAAGTGGAATATGCGAATCCTGAATTTGAAGGGATTTTCGTAGCGGAGCAATTCTTTGTTGGAGGAAACCTACGAAAGCAAACCCAAGCTGGGTATGCCGATTACATCCCCGTGTTTTTAAGTGAAACACAAAAGTTAATTCGCGAAGGATACTTGAAAGTAAATGTAGCTATGATTATGGTATCAACTCCAGACAAACATGGCTTTGTATCGCTCGGAACATCAGTAGATGCAACTAAAGCAGCTATTGAATGTGCCGACGTTGTTATCGCAGCAGTCAACCCAAATGTCCCAAGGGCTTGGGGTGATGCAATGATTCATATCAATGAGATTGACCTTTTCGTAGAAGACGAGATTCCATTGTATGCACACGACATGGCTCCTTTGTGTGAGACAGACATCCAAATTGGAAAAAATGTAGCTGAGTTGGTTGAAGACGGAGCTTGCTTGCAAATGGGAATCGGTGGTATTCCGAACGCTGTTTTAGCTCAACTCGGAAACCACAAAGATTTGGGAGTTCATACTGAAATGTTTGCTGATGGTATTCTTCCTCTGGTTGAAAAAGGAGTTGTTACCGGTAAACACAAAACAACCGACAAAGGTAAAATGGTTGCCTCATTTTTGATGGGAACCAAGAAACTATACGACTTCATTGACGACAACCCTATGGTTGCGATGATGGATGTTGCGCATACTAACAATGTGCACATTGTTAGACAAAACGATAAAGTAACTGCAATCAACTCGGCACTGGCTGTCGACTTAACCGGACAAGTTTGTGCCGATTCAATTGGAACAAAACATTATTCAGGTGTTGGCGGTCAAATTGACTTCATCCGTGGAGCTGGTCACTCAAAGGGCGGTAAACCAATTATTGCGTTACCATCGGTTACGGCAAAAGGGGTTTCTAAAATTAGTCCGATACTACTTCCTGGATCAGGTGTTGTAAGTACTCGTGCCAATATGCACTGGGTTGTTACCGAATACGGGACCGTTAACTTGTACGGAAAAACGCTACAAGAACGTGCGCGCTTATTAACATCCATTGCACATCCCGAACATAGAGAAGCATTGGAGAAAGCCGCATTTGAACGGTTTGGTTCTCACTATAACTTCGTCCAACAGAAACAAAACGTATAA
- a CDS encoding DUF1697 domain-containing protein — MKKYVVFLRGINVGGNKKVPMNQLKDVLTLNRYDNVKTILASGNVVFESEKERIHLVQGIIEEAFGFSIPTIVFPFDYIKAIVETQPFKEVEKASTIKCNVTFSQGELKTSLSIPFQNEDGSFRILQVTDHSVFWMSDTSKIKTTEVMKLLDREFGKEITTRNYNTVVNLANLPS; from the coding sequence ATGAAAAAATATGTCGTTTTTTTACGTGGTATCAATGTGGGAGGGAACAAAAAAGTTCCTATGAACCAATTGAAAGATGTTTTAACGCTAAATAGATACGATAATGTAAAAACAATCTTGGCTTCGGGAAATGTCGTTTTCGAAAGTGAAAAGGAGCGAATTCATTTGGTTCAGGGCATCATTGAAGAAGCTTTTGGTTTTTCGATACCTACTATCGTGTTTCCTTTCGACTACATTAAGGCCATTGTGGAAACTCAGCCATTTAAGGAGGTTGAAAAGGCTTCAACGATCAAATGCAATGTTACTTTTTCGCAAGGTGAGTTGAAAACCTCGCTAAGTATTCCGTTTCAAAACGAAGATGGTTCTTTCAGGATTCTTCAAGTTACTGATCATTCGGTGTTTTGGATGAGTGATACGAGCAAAATAAAAACAACGGAGGTTATGAAACTTTTGGATCGGGAATTTGGGAAAGAAATTACTACCCGAAATTACAATACTGTAGTAAACCTGGCAAACCTACCATCTTGA
- a CDS encoding ThuA domain-containing protein, giving the protein MKYIFLLMAISISLFSGYAQPSKNFPQKTLNVLVFHKTEGWHHQSISSGIKMFNELALQEGWSLTTTENSNLFTMDFLVNFDVVVFLNPTGNILNPNQQKAFETFMKTGKGFVGIHAASDCEYEWDWFGKLCGAYFLTHPPAQEGKVIIEDHNHPAMKVFEGMDSYTTFDEWYSFKENPRENVHVLARLDESSIKKSKNDDWKMGDHPLIWWQEFDDIRSFYSVLGHTNESFQNQKVRDHYSAAVNWAGRKD; this is encoded by the coding sequence ATGAAATATATATTTCTCCTAATGGCTATCAGCATTAGTCTGTTTTCAGGTTATGCTCAACCCAGTAAAAATTTCCCTCAAAAAACCTTGAACGTACTTGTATTCCATAAAACCGAAGGCTGGCACCATCAATCGATTTCAAGTGGCATTAAAATGTTCAATGAACTGGCACTTCAGGAAGGTTGGAGTTTGACTACCACCGAAAATTCGAATCTGTTCACCATGGATTTTCTGGTTAATTTTGACGTAGTTGTTTTCCTGAATCCGACAGGAAACATTTTAAATCCAAATCAACAAAAAGCTTTTGAAACATTTATGAAGACAGGAAAAGGTTTTGTCGGCATTCATGCTGCCTCCGACTGCGAATATGAATGGGATTGGTTTGGAAAACTATGCGGCGCTTATTTTTTAACACATCCACCAGCGCAAGAAGGAAAAGTTATCATTGAAGATCACAATCATCCGGCCATGAAAGTATTTGAAGGAATGGACAGCTATACAACTTTTGATGAGTGGTATAGCTTTAAAGAAAACCCACGCGAAAACGTACACGTTCTTGCCCGTCTTGACGAATCGAGTATTAAAAAATCTAAAAATGACGATTGGAAAATGGGAGATCATCCACTAATATGGTGGCAGGAGTTTGACGACATCCGTTCATTTTACTCGGTTCTTGGGCACACGAACGAATCGTTTCAAAATCAAAAAGTGAGAGATCATTATTCGGCTGCTGTAAACTGGGCCGGAAGAAAAGACTAG
- a CDS encoding OadG family protein codes for MNNLLIILASQMDFGWTVALVGFFIVFFALTLLVIVFLRLPKLINMKFKKKVPKKKDPHCEDTEGECHIEGNVTAAIGMALHLYFINQHDEESNIVTIKKVKKAYSPWSSKIYSVTNNWPR; via the coding sequence ATGAATAATCTTTTAATCATATTGGCTTCTCAAATGGATTTCGGATGGACCGTCGCCCTTGTTGGATTCTTTATCGTGTTCTTCGCTTTGACCTTGCTCGTAATTGTTTTTCTGAGGCTTCCAAAGCTAATCAACATGAAGTTCAAAAAGAAAGTCCCTAAAAAGAAAGACCCCCATTGCGAAGACACAGAAGGAGAATGCCACATAGAAGGAAATGTGACTGCCGCGATAGGCATGGCACTACACCTTTACTTTATAAACCAACACGACGAAGAAAGTAACATTGTAACCATCAAAAAGGTTAAGAAAGCTTATTCTCCGTGGAGTTCGAAAATTTACAGTGTAACCAATAACTGGCCGCGATAA
- the mce gene encoding methylmalonyl-CoA epimerase gives MGVSHIEHIGIAVNSLEEAIPYYEKVLGLKCYAIEEVADQKVKTAFFKVGDTKIELLESTDPEGPIGKFIEKKGQGVHHLAFAVDNINESLKQAEEDGIRLIDKTSRKGAEGLNIGFLHPKSTLGVLTEFCSDK, from the coding sequence ATGGGAGTTTCACATATTGAACACATTGGAATTGCAGTAAACAGCTTAGAAGAAGCAATACCATACTACGAAAAAGTATTGGGTCTAAAATGTTATGCTATTGAAGAAGTTGCTGACCAAAAGGTAAAAACAGCCTTCTTTAAAGTTGGTGATACTAAAATTGAATTATTAGAATCAACCGATCCAGAAGGACCAATTGGTAAATTCATTGAGAAGAAAGGACAGGGAGTCCATCATTTGGCATTTGCTGTCGACAACATTAATGAGTCATTAAAGCAAGCTGAAGAAGACGGCATCCGCCTGATCGACAAAACATCAAGAAAAGGAGCCGAAGGGTTGAACATTGGTTTCTTGCACCCAAAATCTACTCTTGGTGTATTAACTGAGTTCTGCAGCGACAAATAA
- a CDS encoding sodium ion-translocating decarboxylase subunit beta → MKKLLLIIAALLLILPSFTRADESSNLAEKITDGKWINRSDGYVASPTFNPDVDKKEDFETAKRYKTLSFSENNTFVMDSLKQRYSGKWKIEDDKVILGFYPKTVTHLYKNMNPNSQSNDYVSKDELLELGTRELSLQDGKLTGDGYVYKNYSGAVSGLFNFYEFSGFANVSWKHILMMFIGFVFLFLAIKYDFEPLLLVPIGFGILIGNIPMFQAVDFNLKLGIYEPGSVMNILYQGVVQGWYPPLIFLGIGAMTDFSSLISNPKLMLLGAAAQIGIFLTFLGALWMGFAPPEAGAIGIIGGADGPTAIFISSKLANGLNVMANGETVKNLIGPIAIAAYSYMALVPVIQPPVIRLLTSKRERLIRMKPPRAVSKLEKILFPVVGLILTAYIAPSALPLLGMLFFGNLLKESTVTKRLADTANFALINTITILLGITVGASTQADVFLTPSSIKIFLLGAASFVIATAGGVISAKIMNLFFKKDNKINPMIGAAGVSAVPDSARVVQTMGLKEDPTNHLLMHAMAPNVSGVIGSAIGAGILLSFLM, encoded by the coding sequence ATGAAAAAACTATTATTAATAATAGCTGCATTGCTGTTGATTTTACCCTCATTTACCAGGGCTGATGAAAGCAGTAATTTAGCTGAGAAAATAACCGATGGGAAATGGATTAACCGAAGCGATGGTTATGTCGCATCGCCTACATTCAACCCTGACGTTGACAAGAAAGAAGATTTTGAAACGGCTAAACGTTACAAAACACTTTCTTTTTCGGAGAACAACACGTTTGTGATGGACTCCCTGAAACAACGTTATTCGGGTAAGTGGAAAATAGAAGATGATAAAGTTATATTAGGTTTCTACCCAAAAACAGTTACCCATCTGTATAAAAACATGAATCCGAATAGCCAATCCAACGACTATGTCTCAAAGGACGAGTTATTAGAGCTTGGTACTCGTGAACTTAGCTTGCAAGACGGTAAACTGACAGGAGACGGGTACGTATACAAAAATTATTCAGGAGCGGTTTCCGGATTATTTAACTTTTACGAATTTTCCGGTTTTGCAAACGTTTCGTGGAAACACATTTTGATGATGTTCATCGGCTTTGTATTCTTGTTCCTGGCTATCAAATACGATTTTGAACCACTATTGTTGGTACCAATCGGCTTTGGTATTCTGATCGGAAATATTCCGATGTTTCAGGCCGTTGATTTCAACCTAAAATTAGGAATTTATGAACCGGGCTCCGTCATGAATATCCTTTATCAAGGGGTTGTGCAAGGTTGGTATCCCCCATTAATTTTCTTGGGGATTGGTGCCATGACCGATTTCTCTTCATTGATCTCGAATCCTAAATTGATGCTATTGGGAGCAGCGGCCCAAATTGGTATCTTCTTAACATTCTTGGGCGCGCTTTGGATGGGATTTGCTCCACCAGAAGCTGGTGCGATTGGTATTATCGGTGGTGCTGACGGCCCAACGGCAATCTTCATTTCATCGAAACTAGCCAACGGACTGAATGTGATGGCCAATGGTGAAACGGTGAAAAACCTCATCGGTCCAATTGCAATTGCAGCCTACTCATACATGGCCTTAGTTCCAGTTATTCAACCTCCGGTTATCAGACTTTTAACGAGCAAAAGAGAACGCCTCATCCGCATGAAACCTCCAAGAGCGGTTTCTAAGCTAGAGAAAATCTTGTTCCCCGTTGTGGGTTTGATTTTGACAGCTTATATTGCTCCTTCAGCTCTGCCTCTTTTAGGTATGTTGTTCTTCGGTAACTTACTGAAAGAATCAACCGTAACAAAACGCTTGGCTGACACTGCAAACTTTGCCTTGATTAATACCATTACTATTTTGCTTGGTATTACTGTAGGAGCATCGACACAAGCTGACGTATTTTTAACTCCTTCTTCAATCAAGATTTTCTTGCTTGGTGCAGCGTCCTTTGTTATCGCAACTGCCGGTGGTGTTATCAGTGCTAAGATTATGAACTTGTTCTTCAAAAAAGACAATAAAATCAACCCGATGATTGGCGCAGCCGGAGTATCAGCGGTGCCCGATAGTGCTCGTGTAGTACAAACTATGGGATTGAAAGAAGACCCTACAAACCACTTGCTAATGCATGCCATGGCTCCGAACGTTTCTGGAGTAATTGGATCTGCGATTGGTGCAGGTATCTTATTGAGTTTCTTGATGTAA